Genomic window (Streptomyces yatensis):
CCGGAGCGAAGAGTTCCGCCGGGTGTGGAACGACCACGAGGTCGGCATCCGGCCCCACGAGGTGAAACACTTCGTCCACCCCGAGCTCGGCGCATTGGAGCTGACCTGCCAGACGCTGCTCGATCCGGACCAGTCGCACTTCCTGCTCGTCTACACCGCCATTCCCGGCAGTGAGAGCTACGAGAAGTTGCAGCTGCTGTCGGTCATAGGAGCGCAGGCGCTGCGCTGAGGGGGTTCACCCTCCACAGACTGCCGCCGCGGCGGGGTCACCTCAGGGCGTATCGCCCGTGAGGTGCACATTGTGCGCGGTGACCGGTTCCCCGCACTGGTCGCAGGTCAGCCTCGGATGCGTGGGCGATCCGCATACGTCGTGTGTCCAGGCCACCTTGGATCCGCTGCCCGCCGGCTCGTCCGGGAGGTAGGTATTGCCCCATTCCATCAAGATCTGGATCGCCGGGAAGAGATCGAGGCCGGCCTGGGTGAGGCGGTATTCGTAGTCGCTGCGGATCGGACCGCCCGCGTAGCGCTCCCGGGTCAGCAGGCCGACGTCCACGAGCTTGCCGAGCCGGTTCGACAGAGTGGGGCGCGGAATGCCCAGGTTCTGGGCGAACTGTCCGTAACGGTGGACACCGAAGAACGCTTCGCGGAGGATCAGCATCGTCCAGCGCTCGCCGACCAGATTGAGGGTCCGCGTGACCGAGTCGTCGCCGCGCGAATCCGGGGGCTGCGCCTCAGGGGTGTCCGTCACCGGGTGATCGTATCCCGTCTCCGTCGGCCGACCGCTTCGCCCCGATCGGCCCCGAGACGAGGTCCGCGGCATGTTCCCTGATGAAAGCCAGGGTCTTGGCACCGTCGGGGTCGTCCGCCGTCGTGGGCACCAGCCCGATGTGGTCGGCGCCGGCGTTGAAGTAGCTCTCGATGCGTCGCAGTACTTCAGGGCCTGAGCCGATCGCGCCGACGGCCGCCGGAAGCTCGGGGGGAATCTCCGCGACGAGCGCATGGCGGTCGGCGGCGGAACGGGCCTTGCGGACGAGGCCGCCGAAGCCCAGTGCGGTGAACATCTCGCCGTATCCCGGTGGGCGGAGGTACACGGCCAGCTGCGAGGCGAGCTGGTGGTAGGTGGCCGGATGCGGTTCGACGGAACAGGTGACCCACACCGCGAGCCGTGGTGCGGGCAGCCCGCGGGCGTCGGCGATGGCGTCGATCGACGCGCGGACCCGGGCGATGTGTTCCGGCGCCACCAGGTTCAGCACGACCTCGTCCGCGGTCTCCGCCGCGACACGTGTCATACGTGGCCCGAACGCCGCGACGCTGATCGTGGCGTCCGGTTGTGGCCGGCGCAGCCGGAAGCCCCGTGTGCGGATGTGCCGGCCGGAGAAGGCGGCCCGTCCTCCATCGAGGAGTTCGCGCAGCACCGCGACCGATTCCCTGGTGCGCTGCGGGTTGCCGCTCCAGCTGCGGTCGTGCCAGTCGGAGACGATGTGCGGGCTGGACGCTCCCAGTGCCACATCCACGGGTGTGCCCGTCAGCGTGGCGACGCTGGCGGCCCCCATGGCGATGGCGACGGGGGAGCGCACGCCGACGGCGAGGGGGCCGGCCGTCAGCCGGGGGATCGAGGTGCTGGTGGCGACGGCGGTGGCGAGGGCGAACACGTCGAAGGTGGCCATCTCGCCGAGCCACAGCCGCTCGAAGCCGCATGCACTCGCCTGGTGGGCGATCCCGAGCGCTTCCAGGTCGGGCCGGTCCAGCCAGTACGGAAGCACCACGCCGAGCGATCGCCGCCTCACAGCTGCGCCACGTGCGTCGGGAGGCCGAGCAGGATGCGGCCGGTGGTCTCCCACGTGGCCGGGCTCACCTGGAGGTGGGCGGTGGCGGTGGTCGCGTCCCGGAAACGGCGCTGGAGCGGCGAGCTCTCGTACACCGCCGATCCGCCGCCGAGGTCGTACATGGCGCGGACGACCTCGGCCGATGTGCGCGCGGCGTGGGCCGCTGCCAGCCGCAACCCGGTGCGAAGGCCGAGCCCCACGGTGTCGGCGGTGCACGCCGCCTGCCAGGCGTCGTCGATGGCGGAGTAGAAGAAGGCGCGTGCGGCGCGCAGGGCGGCCTCCGCCTGTCCCACGGCGGCCTGCGTGGTCGCCTTCTCCGCCAGGGTGCGCCGCGAGCCGGTGGCCACCTTGCGGCCCGCGAGGTCCATCAGGTCATCGATCGCCCCGCGTGCGTTGCCCAGCGCGGCCGCGGCGATGGACAGCGCGAAGTACCCGTAGATCGGGAACCGGTAGAGCGGAGCGTCGATCAGCGGACCGTCGTCCAGGGCCAGTACGCGGTGGTCGGGGACGAACACCTCCTCGGCCACGGCGTCATGACTGCCCGTCGCGCGCAGGCCGGAGGTCTGCCAGGTGTCGAGTATCCGTAGCTCTTCGGCCGGGATCCCGACCGCGCGCAGCGTCGGCACACCGTCCTTGTCGCCACGGCCGTCGTCCAGGACGCAGCCGCCGAAGAAGTGGTCCGCGTGCGTGATCCCGCTGCAGAACGACCAACGGCCGGAGACGACCACACCTCCCTCGACAGGGCGGGCCTTCGCCCGCGGCGCCCACACGCCCGCCGCGATCGCGCGCGGGTCACCGAAGGTCTCGGCGGCACCCTTCTCCGGAAGGTACGCCGCGAGCAGGCTGCTGGTGAGAGCGATCGAGACGCACCAGCCGGTGGCGGCGTCGCCGCGCGCGATCGTCTCGGCGCATGCGAGTGAGACGGCGGGCGGGGCCTGCGCGGCTCCGAGGGTCCCGGGAGCTCCGCAACGCATCAGTCCGGAGTCACGGAGCGCGTCGACCAGCTCCGGGCTCAGCCGGCGCTCCCGTTCGCTGTCGGCGGCCGCCGCCTGCGCCTGGAGACGGATGCGCTCCGCCGCCTCCCTGAGGCTTTCCTGATTCGCGTCCGCCTCGTGAAGCGTGTGGGGCATGGGAGACCTCTCCTCGGCGCAGGTGCTTCGGTGGCAAGTAGTTCATTTGCTTTACTAGTTCAGTCGTTATACTTTCGCTCCGCGCCGCGGCAGTCAAGTCGAAGACGGCAGCATGCGGTCGGCGGACGTGACAGACCATCACCGAAGGGAAACCATGGACATCAATCACCGGATGGTGCTCGCCGCACGCCCCGAAGGCGAGGTGAAGGACACCGACTTCACCCTCACCACCGCTGAGATACCCGCACCGGGCGAGGGGCAGGTCGTCGTCAAGGTCGACCTCATCTCCATCGACCCGGCGATGCGGAGCTGGATGAACCCGGGCGCGTCCTACGTGCCCCCCGTGGAGCTCGGCGCCGTCATGAGGGCCGGCGGGATCGGCACGGTCATCGCGTCCCGGCACCCCGCATACGCGGTCGGCGACGAGCTCTACGGAGCCTTCGGCGTTCAGGAGTACGCACTGTCCGACGGCACGGGCCTGCACAAGATCGACACCTCGATCGCACCGAGGACGACGTACCTCGGTGCGCTTGGCATCACCGGCCTCACCGCCTACTTCGGCCTCTTCGACGTCGCCCGCATACGGCAGGGCGACACCGTCGTGGTCTCGGGCGCGGGGGGTGCCGTCGGCAGCATGGTGGGTCAGATCGCCAAGATCACCGGCTGCCGCGCCATCGGTATCGCGGGTGGCCCGGAGAAGTGCCGGACCCTGGTCGAAACGATCGGCTTCGACGCGGCCATCGACTACAAGAGCGACGACGTGCGGAAGGCCTTGCGCGAGTACGCCCCCGGCGGCGTGGATGTGTACTTCGACAACGTCGGCGGCCCGATCCTGGACGCGGTGCTGACCAGGCTCGCACGCGGGGCACGCGTCGTCATCTGCGGCGCGATGTCCCAATACAACGACCAGCGCCCGAAGGGCCCGGCGAACTACATGTCGCTGCTCGTGAACCGGGCGTCGATGACCGGCATGGTCGTATTCGACTACGAGGACCGCTATCCCGAGGCGACCCGGCAACTCGCCCAGTGGCTTGCGGAAGCCAAGCTGACCTCGGCCGAGCACGTGGTGGAAGGCGGCCTCAAGGACTTCCCGGGCCTGCTTCGGGGCCTGTTCACCGGGGTCAACACCGGAAAGCTGATCCTTCAGCTGTAGGGCCGGCGGAACACCGAGGATTCCTGTCTGCCGGCGGACAGAACATGTCGCCCGGCACCTCTGTGCACACCGCCATTTTCCATCCGGGGAGCTGCGATGGCCGAATCCGAGAATGAGCCGCTGACCTCTGCCTTCCGCGAGGTGATGGCCGGTGTGGCCACACCGGTGACCGTCGTCACCGCGATGGACGGACGACGGCCGCACGGCACCACGGTCAGCGCTTTCGCGTCGTTGTCGATGCGACCTCCCATGGTCCTGATCGCCCTCGACCGTCGTTCCGAACTCCTGGCGCTGATCACGTCGTCACTGCGGTTCGGAGTCAATGTCCTGGGGCACGGGCAATCCGCGCTGGCGCTGGCCTTTGCCCGCAAGGGAGGCGCCGGAAGGTTCACCGGCGTGTCCTGGGAGGTGGATTGGGGCGTCCCCCGGCTGTCCGCCGCCCCCGGCTGGCTGGCCTGCGAGATGGCGGATGTGGTCGAGGGAGGAGACCACGTGATCGCCCTGGGCAACGTCCTGGCGACCCGAGCCGCCGAGGGTGCCCCGCTCACCTACCACGCCCGGGCCTTCGGCACCCATGTCGCGCTGGCATAGACCTGGCGGGCAGCCGCATCACGCCGACGCCCGCGTCGAGGAGTCAGGAGATGAGCGAGCGGCCTGTGGGTGCCAGTCTCAGTGTCCGGGGGGCCGCTGTCTGTTCTCTGTCGATGCCCGACAGGATCTCCCGGCCGCGGGGGTGGGCCCGTACCTCGGCACGGTGCCGGCGGCACGCATCTTCGTCGGGGTAGGACGTGAAGACGGCGGCCACGTTCTCTCCGGTGCGGACCGGCAGCCTGGTGAAGGTGTTGTGCGCCGTCTCGGTGGTCAGGACGGCGAGTGGTGCGGGTCCCGTCGTGTGGAGCACGGGGAGGAGGCCGTCCTGGATGAGCGCGATGCCCTCGGGCCGTCCGGGAGGGAAGGACCACACGGTGGCGGACACGAACCGATCCGGTGCCGGAGCACCGGTCCCGGGCCGCTGGGACGGGCGGACGGCGAAGCCGCTCCCGGCTGACAGGGGCCGCATCAGCAGGACGTCGTCGGAGTCGACCATGGTGGCGTTGGCCTGGGGGCCGTGCTCGGCCCACACCGGTCCGCCGTAGAAGGCCGTCAGCGCACGGTGCCGTGCCGCCATGTCCTCGAACCCGCGCAACCAGACGAAGCGGTCCGGATCGTCGAGGTCCCGAAACTGGGCGAGCACGACCATCCCCGTCTCCTCCTGCGTTTCGACGAACTCCCGGTCGAACAGTTCGATGAGCTCATCGCGTCGGCCGGGACGCAGTGTGTACTGCCGAAGCTCGATCACGGCAGGGCGGCAGGCAAGGTCGGTGGGGGACATGGCGCGACAACTCCTCTTCGGCGCTCTTCTCCGGGCGCGGACTCCCCGGCTGGTGGGGTCCGAGCCGGACGTGGATCGACGCTAGGGGAGCCGTGTGCCACCTGCTGTCAGGGTTTCCGAGGAGAATTGCGCCCATGTCCGCAGGCCGATTGCTGTCGCTGCTGTTGTTGTTGCAATCCCGTGGCCGCATCTCGGCCCCCGGGATCGCCGGTGAACTGGGGGTATCCGTACGGACCGCCTACCGTGACCTGGCGCGTCTGCAGGCCGCCGGGGTCCCGGTCTACGCGGAGCCCGGTCGCGGGGGCGGCTATCAGCTGCTCGATGGCTATCGCACCCGGCTCACCGGGATGACCGAGGGCGAGGCACGGGCGCTGTTCTTCGCCGGACTGCCCGGGCCCGCCGCCGACCTGGGCCTCGCGGCGGAGGTGACGGCGGCACGGCTGAAGCTCCTGGCCGCGCTGCCGACGCAGCTGCGCGAGGAGGCGGCGCGGACCGCGGCGGTGTTCCACCTGGACGCTCCCGGCTGGTACCGGGACCCCGAACCGGCGCCGCAGCTGGCCCTGTTCGTCGACGCGCTGCTCACCGGGCGTGCGGTGGAGGTGCGCTATCGCCGCTGGCGCGCGCCGCAGGAGGTGAGCCGCCGCCTACGTCCCTACGGCCTGGTGCTCAAATCCGGAAACTGGTACCTCGTGGCCGCGGGGGAGAGCCGGATCGCGACCTACCGGGTCGCCCAAGTCCTCGACGCGGTGCTGAGCGACGAGCGGTTCGAGCGGCCGCGGGGGTTCGACCTGGGCGCGTACTGGGCGTCCTACCTCGACGATTTCCAGGCACGCCGCCACACCGGCACCGCCACCATCCGCCTGTCCCCGAGGGGACGCCGGCGTCTGCCCGACAACGTCCCCGCGGAGGTGGTGCGGGCGGTCGACTCCACCGCGACCGCCGTCGGCCACGACGGATGGGTCGAGGCCGTGATCCCGACCGAGAGCATCGACCACGCCTGCGGTGAGCTGCTGCGGCTCGGTATCGACGTCGAGGTCGTCGCGCCGGCCGAGCTGCGCCAGGCCATGGCCGCCACCGTGGGCGTACTCGCCCGGGCCTACGGACTTCACTGACGTCCGGGGCGCGCGGTCTCGTCTCGGGGCCGGGTGTCACCGTGTGATGACGGGCGGCCTGCTCCTCGCGGACAGCTCATGCCCGGAGTTCTTCGCCCAGTGTGGCCAGCCAGTCGCTGGTGCCCTGCTTCCGCCAGCTCGGTTCCTCCCTGCCGTCGAGGAAGGTCGCCTGCTCGGTCAGGGTGAGCCGGGTGCCCTCGCCCTCGGCGGTGAGCTCGATCGTGGTCGTCGACACCGTGGCAAGGGTGTCGTCGGCAGTCAGTGTCGAGGAGTAGACGATCCGCTGATCCGGGACGATGTCGTGGTACACCGAGGTGAACGCCAGCTCCTTGCCGTCCGGCGTCCGGCCACGGATCAACTCCCGCCCACCCGCACGGAAGTCCAGTTCATGACTGCCCCCGGACCCGAACCAGCGGGCCTTCGCGGCCGGATCGGCCCAGGCGGCGAACACTCGCGGAGGTTTTGCGGGGTAGACGCGTTCCAGGTCGAACGTGGTGTGCGTGACGGTCATGATGTGGTCCCTTCTGATGGGCCCGGCTCGGCGAGGAAGTCGCCGAGGTCGTCGAGCCTGGTCTCCCAGGTGGTGCGCTGCCGCCCGAGCCAGCTTTCGCCGGCCCGCAGGGCCTCCGGTTCGATCCGGCAGGTGCGGACCCGGCCGACCTTCTCCGACCGGACGATCCCGGCGGTTTCCAGCACCTGAAGGTGCTGGACGACCGCGGCGAGCGACATGGTCAGCGGCGCGGCGAGCTCGCTCACCGAGGCGGGTCCGCGAATCAGCCGCTCGACCAGCGCACGTCGGGTCCGATCACCCAGAGCCCGGAAGACCAGGTCCAGTCGCTCTTCATGGTTAAGCACATTCTTAAGTGAAGGCTCGTCGGGGCATAAAGTCAAGCAGTTGCTTAAGTAATCTCGGATCGTCGCCCGAATGAAGCGCTGCCGATCAGGTTGCGCTAACCAAGAGTTAGTGCTTTCCTTTGGTCACTGCTTCCGAGCTGCCCGTTCGGACTATGCGAGTGTCCCCAGAGGAGTAATTCACCGTGACCACCCCTGTAGTGTCCATCGCGTACCACTCCGGCTACGGCCACACCGCCGTGATCGCCGAGGCCGTCCGCGCCGGCGCCGCCGAGGCCGGCGCCGAGGTGCACCTGATCAAGGTGGACGAGATCACCGACGAGCAGTGGGAGACGCTGGACCGCTCCGACGCGATCGTCTTCGGTTCGCCGACGTACATGGGCACCGCGTCCGGCGCCTTCCACGTGTTCGCCGAGGCGTCCTCCAAGCGCTGGTTCCAGCTGGCCTGGAGGGACAAGCTGGCGGCGGGCTTCACCAACTCCGCCTCGAAGAGTGGCGACAAGCTGCACACCCTGCAGTTCTTCCAGATCCTCGCCGGCCAGCACGGCATGCACTGGGTCAACCTCGGCCTGCACCCCGGCTGGAACAGCAGCACGGCATCCGAGAACGACCTCAACCGCCTCGGCGTCTTCGCGGGCGCGGCCGCCCAGACCAACAGCGACGAGGGCCCGGAGGCCGTTCACAAGGCCGATGTGGCCACGGCCGGACACCTGGGCCGCCGGGTGACCGAGACCGCCAAGGTGTTCGCGCGGGGGAGTGCCGCCGCGTAGCGCCGCGCATGTATCCGAGGCTATGCGCTCCGCGCTGACTGCCGAATGATCAGGTCGGTCAGCAGGGCCAGCGGCGGCCAGCCGTCGCGACCCCGGCGGGCGACGGCGAAGGCACGCAGGACAACGTCCGGCCCGGTGAGCGGCACCAGATGGACACCGGGCAATGTGGCGGTGCCCATCGGCAGCAGTCCCACGCCCATCCCTGCCGCGATCATGCCCTGTACGAGGTCGAGGTTGTCCGCCTGGTGGGTGAGATGGGGGGTGAAGCCGGCCATGGAGGCGAGTGTCCGGATGACGGTCTCGTCACCGGTGTTGCGCGAGTTGCCGATCCAATCCGCCGTGCGGAACCAGCGGAAGACCTCCGGGGCGCCCGGTGCCGAGGGGCGGGCGACGTGGTCAGGAATGCCCAGACCCCAGGGAGCGGTCCACAGGGGGGTGATCGTGACCGCGGGGTCCGGCTCGGCCGGTGCCAGGTTGTAGTCGTAGGTGAGCGCGAGATCGGCCTCGTCGTTGGCCAGCAATTTCAGGGCTTCGGCGGGTTCGTGCTCACGGACCAGGATGCTGAGCTCAGGATGGCTGGCGGACAAACCGTTGATGATGGGCAGCAGTTGGGCTCGGATGGCGGTGGCGAAGCCGGCCACGCGCACGGTGCCGGTCGGCGGGGCGTCGGGGCTCAAGTCCCGCTGCGCGGCCTCGACCGCCGCGAGGATCGTGACGGCGTGTTCCGCCAGGCGGCGGCCCGCCGGGGTGAGCCTGACCTTGCGTCCATGCGGCTCGATCAGTGCCGTGCCCATGTCCTGAGCCAAAGCGGCGACCTGCTGAGAAACCGTCGAGGTGGTGGTGCCGGTGGCCTCGGCCACGGCGCGCATCGAGCCTCGCCGGGCCAGCTCGGCCAGCATCTGCAGGCGGCGTGTTTCCATCCCTCCATTGTCCATGAATCCCGAACGAATCATTCAGGATCGACACGTGGACGTGAACGGTGTCGAGGATCTGTACTGGGCCCATGAACGCTCCCCAATCGCCCGAGGCCCTTCCTGCCCACCGCTCGCGCCATGCCGGCGCCGCGGCCGGTCTGCTCATGGCCGCCACCTCGATGTCCACCGTGCAGCTCGGATCGGCGCTGACCGTTCCGCTGTTCGGACAGCTCGGCGCGCTGGGCACCGCGGGGCTGCGCCTGGGCTGGGCGGGGCTGATTCTGCTGGTCGCCATCCGCCCCCGGCCCCGTGACTTCGGCTCCCGGGATCTTCATGCCTGCATGGTGCTCGGTCTCGTGACCGCCGGAATGATGGTCTTGTTCATGCAGGCGATCGCCCGTCTCCCGCTGGGGACCGCAAGCGCACTGGAATTCCTGGGACCGCTCACCGTCTCCCTCTTCGGCCCGAGGAAGGGACGCCTCCTGTGGGCGGCCGCGGCGGCGACGGGCGTCGTGCTGCTGACCGAACCCTGGCATGGCGGCGCCGACCTGGTAGGAGTGGGGAGCGCGCTGCTCGCCGCGGCGTGCTGGGCCGCCTACATCCTGCTGACCCAACGGGTCGGTGATCGCGTCACCGGGCTGAAGGGACTGGCTGTCTCCATGCCGGTCGCGGCGGTGCTGGGGCTGACCCTCGCCGCCCCGGACCTCGCCGGACGCCTCACGTGGTCACCGCTGTGGACCATGCTGGCCCTGGCGGTGCTCAGCCCCGTCATCCCCTTCGCTCTGGAGTTTCTCGCCCTGCGCCGTCTGACCGCGTCCGCGTTCGGCACTCTGATGAGCCTTGAACCCGCCATCGCCCTCATGGTCGGTCTGCTCGTTCTCGGCCAGCGCCCCGGGGCGGCGGCGACACTGGGCCTGGTGCTCGTGGTCGTGGCCAGCGTCGGTGCCACCCGCGCCGGTGCCCGTCCCGCGGCATCCGCCAAAGAGGTACTGGCTTCTTCGGCCTGCGTCTGACCTCAGAGGAAAACGCGAGCGATATCAAGCCACTTCTGCGCATCCTCGCCGACCGCCGTGAGGTCGGTCTCGGCTCGGGTCCTGCGCCGGGTGACGCGAAGGCAGAAGTCGAGGGCACAGCCCTGAATCCGCTGCATGGCCTCTTCCGGGCCCCATGCCCAGGTCTGGCCGTCGGGACCGGTCAGCTCGACACGGAACGGCTCTTCCGGAACAGGCAACTGGGCAGCGTGGAAGGACAGCGTTCGCCCAATCACTCCCAATGCGGCCACATGGTGGAGCCGAGTCGTGGGGCGGTGTGAGACACCCAGTGCATCGAAAATGTCCTGCCCATGAGCCCACGTTTCCATGAGTCGAAGCGGGACCATAAGTGCCGGGGTGAGCTGCGAGCCGTACCATGGAAAGCCATGGTCCAGTGGAATGTCACGCAGCGC
Coding sequences:
- a CDS encoding winged helix-turn-helix transcriptional regulator; this translates as MTDTPEAQPPDSRGDDSVTRTLNLVGERWTMLILREAFFGVHRYGQFAQNLGIPRPTLSNRLGKLVDVGLLTRERYAGGPIRSDYEYRLTQAGLDLFPAIQILMEWGNTYLPDEPAGSGSKVAWTHDVCGSPTHPRLTCDQCGEPVTAHNVHLTGDTP
- a CDS encoding LLM class F420-dependent oxidoreductase; the encoded protein is MRRRSLGVVLPYWLDRPDLEALGIAHQASACGFERLWLGEMATFDVFALATAVATSTSIPRLTAGPLAVGVRSPVAIAMGAASVATLTGTPVDVALGASSPHIVSDWHDRSWSGNPQRTRESVAVLRELLDGGRAAFSGRHIRTRGFRLRRPQPDATISVAAFGPRMTRVAAETADEVVLNLVAPEHIARVRASIDAIADARGLPAPRLAVWVTCSVEPHPATYHQLASQLAVYLRPPGYGEMFTALGFGGLVRKARSAADRHALVAEIPPELPAAVGAIGSGPEVLRRIESYFNAGADHIGLVPTTADDPDGAKTLAFIREHAADLVSGPIGAKRSADGDGIRSPGDGHP
- a CDS encoding acyl-CoA dehydrogenase family protein, translated to MPHTLHEADANQESLREAAERIRLQAQAAAADSERERRLSPELVDALRDSGLMRCGAPGTLGAAQAPPAVSLACAETIARGDAATGWCVSIALTSSLLAAYLPEKGAAETFGDPRAIAAGVWAPRAKARPVEGGVVVSGRWSFCSGITHADHFFGGCVLDDGRGDKDGVPTLRAVGIPAEELRILDTWQTSGLRATGSHDAVAEEVFVPDHRVLALDDGPLIDAPLYRFPIYGYFALSIAAAALGNARGAIDDLMDLAGRKVATGSRRTLAEKATTQAAVGQAEAALRAARAFFYSAIDDAWQAACTADTVGLGLRTGLRLAAAHAARTSAEVVRAMYDLGGGSAVYESSPLQRRFRDATTATAHLQVSPATWETTGRILLGLPTHVAQL
- a CDS encoding NADP-dependent oxidoreductase yields the protein MDINHRMVLAARPEGEVKDTDFTLTTAEIPAPGEGQVVVKVDLISIDPAMRSWMNPGASYVPPVELGAVMRAGGIGTVIASRHPAYAVGDELYGAFGVQEYALSDGTGLHKIDTSIAPRTTYLGALGITGLTAYFGLFDVARIRQGDTVVVSGAGGAVGSMVGQIAKITGCRAIGIAGGPEKCRTLVETIGFDAAIDYKSDDVRKALREYAPGGVDVYFDNVGGPILDAVLTRLARGARVVICGAMSQYNDQRPKGPANYMSLLVNRASMTGMVVFDYEDRYPEATRQLAQWLAEAKLTSAEHVVEGGLKDFPGLLRGLFTGVNTGKLILQL
- a CDS encoding flavin reductase family protein, whose protein sequence is MAESENEPLTSAFREVMAGVATPVTVVTAMDGRRPHGTTVSAFASLSMRPPMVLIALDRRSELLALITSSLRFGVNVLGHGQSALALAFARKGGAGRFTGVSWEVDWGVPRLSAAPGWLACEMADVVEGGDHVIALGNVLATRAAEGAPLTYHARAFGTHVALA
- a CDS encoding NIPSNAP family protein, which produces MSPTDLACRPAVIELRQYTLRPGRRDELIELFDREFVETQEETGMVVLAQFRDLDDPDRFVWLRGFEDMAARHRALTAFYGGPVWAEHGPQANATMVDSDDVLLMRPLSAGSGFAVRPSQRPGTGAPAPDRFVSATVWSFPPGRPEGIALIQDGLLPVLHTTGPAPLAVLTTETAHNTFTRLPVRTGENVAAVFTSYPDEDACRRHRAEVRAHPRGREILSGIDREQTAAPRTLRLAPTGRSLIS
- a CDS encoding helix-turn-helix transcriptional regulator encodes the protein MSAGRLLSLLLLLQSRGRISAPGIAGELGVSVRTAYRDLARLQAAGVPVYAEPGRGGGYQLLDGYRTRLTGMTEGEARALFFAGLPGPAADLGLAAEVTAARLKLLAALPTQLREEAARTAAVFHLDAPGWYRDPEPAPQLALFVDALLTGRAVEVRYRRWRAPQEVSRRLRPYGLVLKSGNWYLVAAGESRIATYRVAQVLDAVLSDERFERPRGFDLGAYWASYLDDFQARRHTGTATIRLSPRGRRRLPDNVPAEVVRAVDSTATAVGHDGWVEAVIPTESIDHACGELLRLGIDVEVVAPAELRQAMAATVGVLARAYGLH
- a CDS encoding SRPBCC domain-containing protein, with protein sequence MTVTHTTFDLERVYPAKPPRVFAAWADPAAKARWFGSGGSHELDFRAGGRELIRGRTPDGKELAFTSVYHDIVPDQRIVYSSTLTADDTLATVSTTTIELTAEGEGTRLTLTEQATFLDGREEPSWRKQGTSDWLATLGEELRA
- a CDS encoding ArsR/SmtB family transcription factor, giving the protein MLNHEERLDLVFRALGDRTRRALVERLIRGPASVSELAAPLTMSLAAVVQHLQVLETAGIVRSEKVGRVRTCRIEPEALRAGESWLGRQRTTWETRLDDLGDFLAEPGPSEGTTS
- a CDS encoding flavodoxin family protein, which gives rise to MTTPVVSIAYHSGYGHTAVIAEAVRAGAAEAGAEVHLIKVDEITDEQWETLDRSDAIVFGSPTYMGTASGAFHVFAEASSKRWFQLAWRDKLAAGFTNSASKSGDKLHTLQFFQILAGQHGMHWVNLGLHPGWNSSTASENDLNRLGVFAGAAAQTNSDEGPEAVHKADVATAGHLGRRVTETAKVFARGSAAA
- a CDS encoding LysR family transcriptional regulator, whose product is METRRLQMLAELARRGSMRAVAEATGTTTSTVSQQVAALAQDMGTALIEPHGRKVRLTPAGRRLAEHAVTILAAVEAAQRDLSPDAPPTGTVRVAGFATAIRAQLLPIINGLSASHPELSILVREHEPAEALKLLANDEADLALTYDYNLAPAEPDPAVTITPLWTAPWGLGIPDHVARPSAPGAPEVFRWFRTADWIGNSRNTGDETVIRTLASMAGFTPHLTHQADNLDLVQGMIAAGMGVGLLPMGTATLPGVHLVPLTGPDVVLRAFAVARRGRDGWPPLALLTDLIIRQSARSA
- a CDS encoding EamA family transporter, which encodes MNAPQSPEALPAHRSRHAGAAAGLLMAATSMSTVQLGSALTVPLFGQLGALGTAGLRLGWAGLILLVAIRPRPRDFGSRDLHACMVLGLVTAGMMVLFMQAIARLPLGTASALEFLGPLTVSLFGPRKGRLLWAAAAATGVVLLTEPWHGGADLVGVGSALLAAACWAAYILLTQRVGDRVTGLKGLAVSMPVAAVLGLTLAAPDLAGRLTWSPLWTMLALAVLSPVIPFALEFLALRRLTASAFGTLMSLEPAIALMVGLLVLGQRPGAAATLGLVLVVVASVGATRAGARPAASAKEVLASSACV
- a CDS encoding TIGR03084 family metal-binding protein codes for the protein MLDYGLDMSSVEHDLALPDLVAEGDELDALVSAQTDWTRPTPAAGWTIAHQIAHLASADANVLIAIRTPDAFDAVLKQAEAAGSQYADLDAAAGAATPRSALLEQWRAGRTEVAAALRDIPLDHGFPWYGSQLTPALMVPLRLMETWAHGQDIFDALGVSHRPTTRLHHVAALGVIGRTLSFHAAQLPVPEEPFRVELTGPDGQTWAWGPEEAMQRIQGCALDFCLRVTRRRTRAETDLTAVGEDAQKWLDIARVFL